A single Gambusia affinis linkage group LG20, SWU_Gaff_1.0, whole genome shotgun sequence DNA region contains:
- the LOC122822858 gene encoding microtubule-associated protein tau-like isoform X15, with protein MFWGVFKHGFQVKVLRPADGEFAPAEHGAAEKIIDFMDTSSSPDAGIKSVGEFGKRLSESLWASEDLSCRSELRQDIEASRGSPEWTAAADSQRAISLDASECLAKMNDTPATFLVRSAALEDLTAIEDRSLWGNQEEEQIKDGLSVKGAETKCHSDSRSKNIPSETKQSLQEQRLSESGFDSHSEDLPPTHITGSISGKHRPFTKPPCDAEAENSSESSPHRASDSKPDISNDLQKSSVAQASSQLQKCPCPSPAARRSLVPVAVFKAQVKTNNGDKSQTVTTPPSYLKRPTVVAKGNKTPGSSRNGHSSIPIKATSSPGGAGAAKPQVQGAKTTARSAAQPDARSGQSSPGTPKSPGSQALSAAEANKVKKVAVVRSNPKSPGSLKSRSPAPLAAAAPLPDLKNVKSKVGSTENMKHQPGGGKVQILDKKVDLSNVQARCGSKDNLKHKPGGGRVQIVHKKIDLSNVTSKCGSKDNIHHKPGGGNVEIKTEKLEFKVQSKVGSLDNIGHVPGGGQRKREKGKDAEGSVSDSMSIPSPVVTPPQSPQTVPSAPTTPILTNPLIKIEDSH; from the exons atgttttggggggtttttaaaCATGGTTTTCAAGTCAAAGTATTGAGGCCTGCTGATGGTGAGTTTGCTCCAGCTGAGCATGGAGCTGCTGAAAAAATCATTGACTTCATGGACACTTCCTCTTCCCCAGACGCAGGAATAAAGTCGGTGGGAGAGTTTGGGAAGAGGTTAAGTGAGTCTTTATGGGCCTCTGAAGATCTCAGCTGCAGGTCAGAGTTGAGGCAGGACATAgaggccagcagggggagcccTGAGTGGACCGCAGCTGCTGATTCTCAGAGGGCAATAAGCCTCGATGCATCCGAGTGCTTGGCGAAAATGAACGACACGCCTGCGACGTTTTTAGTCCGCAGCGCGGCTTTGGAGGACCTGACAGCCATTGAAGACAGAAGCTTGTGGGGTaaccaggaggaggagcagatAAAAGATGGACTGTCTGTCAAAGGAGCTGAAACAAAGTGTCACAGTGACTCTAGAAGCAAAAATATCCcttcagaaacaaagcaaagtcTCCAGGAACAAAGGCTGTCAGAATCTGGTTTTGATTCTCATTCAGAAGATCTCCCTCCAACACACATCACTGGGAGCATTTCTGGGAAGCATCGTCCCTTCACCAAACCGCCATGTGACGCAGAGGCTGAAAACAGCAGTGAGTCATCACCACACAGGGCCAGCGATTCAAAGCCTGACATTTCCAATGACTTACAGAAGAGCAGTGTTGCTCAAGCCTCCTCCCAGCTGCAGAAATGTCCCTGCCCAAGCCCTGCAGCCAGAAGGTCTCTGGTGCCGGTCGCTGTTTTCAAAG ctcAAGTAAAGACAAATAATGGAGATAAG AGTCAAACTGTCACCACACCACCCTCTTACCTTAAAAGACCCACTGTTGTCGCCAAGGGCAACAAAACACCCGGTTCCTCCCGAAACGGCCACAGCTCCATCCCCATTAAAGCCACCAGCAGCCCCGGA GGTGCTGGTGCTGCAAAGCCTCAAGTCCAAGGAGCCAAAACTACTGCCAGAAGTGCAGCTCAACCAG aTGCCAGGAGTGGGCAGAGCAGCCCTGGTACGCCCAAGTCCCCCGGCAGCCAGGCACTATCCGCCGCTGAGGCCAACAAAGTGAAGAAGGTCGCTGTTGTACGTTCCAATCCGAAATCTCCGGGATCGCTGAAAAGCCGTTCTCCGGCTCCACTGGCTGCTGCGGCGCCGCTGCCTGACCTGAAAAACGTCAAGTCAAAGGTCGGCTCCACAGAGAACATGAAACACCAGCCTGGAGGTGGGAAG gtcCAAATCCTCGATAAGAAGGTGGACTTATCCAACGTCCAAGCTCGCTGTGGTTCTAAAGACAACTTAAAGCACAAGCCTGGAGGAGGAAGG GTTCAAATCGTGCACAAAAAGATTGATTTGAGCAACGTTACATCAAAATGTGGATCGAAAGACAACATTCATCACAAGCCAG GTGGTGGAAATGTGGAGATCAAAACCGAGAAGCTAGAGTTTAAAGTTCAGTCCAAAGTCGGCTCCCTGGACAACATTGGTCATGTCCCCGGAGGTGGACAGAGGAAG CGGGAGAAGGGCAAGGACGCGGAGGGGAGTGTCTCAGACAGCATGTCCATCCCCTCCCCTGTTGTCACCCCCCCTCAGTCACCTCAGACTGTCCCTTCAGCACCTACCACACCCATCCTGACGAACCCTCTCATAAAGATTGAGGACTCGC